A single genomic interval of Musa acuminata AAA Group cultivar baxijiao chromosome BXJ3-4, Cavendish_Baxijiao_AAA, whole genome shotgun sequence harbors:
- the LOC103976583 gene encoding uncharacterized protein LOC103976583 encodes MQMESVDNIVVEDDRDHEDGLRQDKPNIKQTSELYSFKRKQSLQARYVYGFIFFITNLLAWFLRDYGHKVLHSFLPERACGVEGNNCVHAGGVLRVSLGCFTFFSFMCVTSFRVHKLQEARNSWHSGWWSLKCMVYLLSTGFPFIIPSNIIQIYGEVARVGAGVFLLLQLISMIRFLKWCDNQWMADLETNKCALLGLFLSTIFYIASFFGIILMYYLYALESTCVINIFFITWTAILVKVMMIVSLHSKVNVGLLSSAIMGSYIVFLCWSAIQSEPHTQKCNSQKKMADRDDMTTILSFFIAICAIVMATFSTGTDSQSFQFRKDEVPSEDDIPYKYEIFHFIFSMGSMYFAMLFINWELKHPTRKWSIDVGWVSTWVKIINEWLAASIYLWKLIYPVIVRDTAICCNESAQLVDVSV; translated from the exons ATGCAG ATGGAATCTGTTGACAACATTGTGGTGGAAGATGATAGAGATCATGAAGATGGGCTAAGACAGGACAAACCAAATATAAAACAGACGAGTGAACTGTATTCATTCAAAAGGAAGCAATCTTTGCAAGCTCGATATGTTTATGGATTTATTTTCTTCATAACAAACTTACTGGCTTGGTTTCTTCGTGACTATGGGCACAAGGTTCTTCATAGTTTTCTTC CTGAAAGGGCATGTGGAGTTGAGGGAAATAACTGTGTTCATGCTGGAGGAGTTCTTCGAGTGAGCTTAGGGTGTTTC AcatttttctcattcatgtgtgtCACCAGTTTTAGAGTTCACAAGCTGCAAGAAGCTCGCAATTCATGGCACTCTGGGTGGTGGTCTCTGAAGTGCATGGTTTATCTTTTATCAACAGGGTTTCCGTTCATCATCCCTTCAAATATTATCCAAATATATG GTGAAGTTGCACGTGTTGGTGCTGG GGtctttcttcttctccaacttataaGTATGATCCGCTTCCTTAAATGGTGCGACAACCAGTGGATGGCAGATTTGGAAACAAACAAATG TGCCTTGCTTGGATTGTTCTTGTCCACCATTTTCTACATTGCTTCTTTCTTTGGGATTATTCTGATGTACTATTTATATGCACTGGAGTCAACTTGTGTCATCAACATATTCTTCATCACATGGACAGCAATATTGGTTAAAGTTATGATGATAGTATCTCTACATTCTAAG GTTAATGTGGGACTTTTATCTTCTGCAATCATGGGTTCATACATTGTTTTCCTTTGCTGGTCTGCTATTCAAAG TGAACCTCATACCCAGAAATGCAACAGTCAAAAGAAAATGGCCGACAGAGATGACATGACTACTATACTA AGCTTCTTTATTGCTATTTGTGCGATTGTAATGGCAACATTTTCAACTGGAACCGATTCACAATCTTTTCAG TTCCGCAAGGATGAGGTTCCATCTGAAGATGATATACCTTACAAGTATGAGATATTCCATTTCATATTTTCGATGGGATCAATGTATTTTGCGATGTTATTCATTAACTGGGAACTAAAACATCCAACCAGAAA GTGGAGCATAGATGTTGGTTGGGTTAGCACATGGGTTAAAATTATCAATGAATGGCTTGCTGCCAGCATATATT
- the LOC135636776 gene encoding PHD finger protein ING1-like isoform X2 — translation MGFVEDFQASIESVPAMLQRNYSLMRDLDKSLLGVTLHAGVRQQNEQRCEQEIEDIKRGIESGSITPDASLIRFSDEALDEQKHCIRIADEKVTLAIQAYDMVDAHIQQLDQYMRKLEELRQERELAAGADNAAGVSNTDPNTRSGRATESGRGGRKKSRLAAEPPGVELELPVDPNEPTYCICNQVSFGKMVACDNANCKIEWFHFDCVGLKEQPKGKWYCPNCIGMQKRRKGK, via the exons ATGGGCTTCGTCGAGGATTTCCAAGCTA GTATTGAGTCTGTGCCAGCCATGCTGCAGCGCAATTATTCTCTGATGCGGGATCTAGATAAAAGTCTATTAG GTGTAACTTTACATGCAGGAGTTCGGCAGCAAAATGAGCAGCGCTGTGAGCAAGAAATAGAGGATATCAAGCGGGGGATAGAATCTGGTAGCATTACACCTGATGCATCACTCATTAGATTCTCTGATGAGGCACTTGATGAACAGAAGCATTGCATTAGGATTGCTGATGAAAAGGTGACCTTGGCCATTCAAGCATATGACATG GTGGATGCACATATCCAACAACTTGATCAATATATGAGAAAGCTTGAAGAACTGCGGCAAG AGCGGGAACTTGCAGCTGGTGCTGATAATGCTGCGGGTGTGTCCAACACTGATCCTAACACAAGGTCTGGAAGGGCTACTGAAAGTGGCAGAGGGGGCCGTAAAAA ATCACGGTTAGCAGCAGAACCACCAGGTGTCGAACTGGAATTGCCTGTGGATCCAAATGAACCTACTTACTGCATCTGCAACCAAGTTAGCTTTGGGAAGATGGTTGCCTGCGACAATGCCAAT TGCAAGATAGAGTGGTTCCATTTTGACTGTGTTGGTCTGAAAGAACAACCCAAAGGTAAATGGTACTGCCCTAATTGCATTGGCATGCAGAAGCGTCGAAAAGGTAAATGA
- the LOC135636776 gene encoding PHD finger protein ING1-like isoform X1, protein MGFVEDFQASIESVPAMLQRNYSLMRDLDKSLLGVRQQNEQRCEQEIEDIKRGIESGSITPDASLIRFSDEALDEQKHCIRIADEKVTLAIQAYDMVDAHIQQLDQYMRKLEELRQERELAAGADNAAGVSNTDPNTRSGRATESGRGGRKKSRLAAEPPGVELELPVDPNEPTYCICNQVSFGKMVACDNANCKIEWFHFDCVGLKEQPKGKWYCPNCIGMQKRRKGK, encoded by the exons ATGGGCTTCGTCGAGGATTTCCAAGCTA GTATTGAGTCTGTGCCAGCCATGCTGCAGCGCAATTATTCTCTGATGCGGGATCTAGATAAAAGTCTATTAG GAGTTCGGCAGCAAAATGAGCAGCGCTGTGAGCAAGAAATAGAGGATATCAAGCGGGGGATAGAATCTGGTAGCATTACACCTGATGCATCACTCATTAGATTCTCTGATGAGGCACTTGATGAACAGAAGCATTGCATTAGGATTGCTGATGAAAAGGTGACCTTGGCCATTCAAGCATATGACATG GTGGATGCACATATCCAACAACTTGATCAATATATGAGAAAGCTTGAAGAACTGCGGCAAG AGCGGGAACTTGCAGCTGGTGCTGATAATGCTGCGGGTGTGTCCAACACTGATCCTAACACAAGGTCTGGAAGGGCTACTGAAAGTGGCAGAGGGGGCCGTAAAAA ATCACGGTTAGCAGCAGAACCACCAGGTGTCGAACTGGAATTGCCTGTGGATCCAAATGAACCTACTTACTGCATCTGCAACCAAGTTAGCTTTGGGAAGATGGTTGCCTGCGACAATGCCAAT TGCAAGATAGAGTGGTTCCATTTTGACTGTGTTGGTCTGAAAGAACAACCCAAAGGTAAATGGTACTGCCCTAATTGCATTGGCATGCAGAAGCGTCGAAAAGGTAAATGA
- the LOC135635409 gene encoding subtilisin-like protease SBT1.2, with the protein MAVIASFLFLFLWCSVPLDAHGFHTYIVQLHPHSIPASASATGLQNKLHWHLSFLDRATFLEGGGDASSRLLYSYHSALEGFAARLTEDEVAALRALPGVIAVRPDSRLELHTTYSYTFLGLNFAPGGAWSRSRFGQGTIIGVLDTGVWPESPSFRDDRMPPVPTRWRGVCQEGEHFNSSNCNRKLIGARFYAKGHRINYPEKSSSVSLLEYVSPRDAHGHGTHTSSTAAGAAVPGASVLGLGAGEARGMAPGAHIAAYKVCWFNGCYSSDILAGMDDAIRDGVDVLSLSLGGFPIPLFEDSIAIGSFRATERGVVVVCAAGNNGPVPSSVANEAPWITTVGASTLDRRFPAFVRLGNGRILYGESMFPGNHFSKNGGKELELIYEAGGQKGAEFCLKGSLSKARISGKMVVCDRGVNGRAEKGEAVKEAGGAAMVLANSEINQQEDSVDVHVLPATLIGYAQSTILKSYMNSTFRPVAKLVYGGTRIRRSRAPAVALFSSRGPSLTNPSVLKPDLIAPGVNIIAAWPSNVGPSGLQEDRRKSNFTVLSGTSMACPHASGIAALVRSAHPSWSPAAIRSAMMTTADVVDHLGKPIMDGKEPAGVFSVGAGHVNPARAVDPGLVYDVQPEDYIAHLCSLGYNQAEIFTITHRNISCGKQLKGQKQFNLNYPSISVSFTQGRTSTTIQRKLTNVGLPDSIYTVQVTAPPGVTVTVTPKILAFGGINEIKSYTVVFESKKGVQEEGSVAGGQLMWVHSGRKKYKVRSPISVTWGA; encoded by the coding sequence ATGGCCGTCATTGCCTCCTTCCTGTTCTTGTTCCTTTGGTGCTCGGTTCCCCTCGATGCCCACGGCTTCCATACCTACATTGTCCAACTCCACCCGCATTCCATCCCCGCTAGTGCTTCGGCTACCGGTCTGCAGAATAAGCTCCATTGGCACCTGTCCTTCCTGgatagagcaacgttcttggaagGAGGAGGGGATGCTTCTTCTCGGCTCCTGTACTCGTACCACTCTGCGCTCGAAGGCTTCGCGGCACGGCTTACTGAAGATGAGGTGGCCGCGCTGCGAGCATTGCCCGGCGTCATCGCGGTTCGTCCCGACAGCCGGCTTGAGCTGCACACGACGTACTCTTACACTTTCTTGGGGTTGAACTTCGCGCCCGGTGGTGCCTGGTCGCGGTCCAGATTCGGGCAGGGGACCATCATCGGAGTGCTCGATACCGGAGTGTGGCCGGAGAGTCCCAGCTTCCGCGACGACAGGATGCCGCCGGTGCCAACCCGGTGGAGAGGCGTCTGCCAGGAGGGGGAGCACTTCAATTCCTCGAACTGCAACCGGAAGTTGATCGGTGCCCGGTTCTACGCCAAAGGACACAGGATCAACTACCCGGAGAAGTCGTCGTCGGTGTCGCTACTGGAGTACGTGTCGCCGCGGGACGCGCATGGGCATGGCACCCACACGTCGTCCACGGCGGCCGGCGCTGCAGTGCCGGGAGCAAGCGTGCTTGGCCTCGGCGCAGGCGAGGCTCGGGGGATGGCCCCGGGCGCCCACATCGCCGCCTACAAGGTCTGCTGGTTCAACGGGTGCTACAGCTCCGACATCCTCGCGGGGATGGACGACGCCATCAGGGACGGCGTCGacgtcctctccctctccctcggcGGCTTCCCGATCCCACTCTTCGAGGACAGCATCGCCATCGGAAGTTTCCGGGCGACCGAGAGGGGCGTCGTCGTGGTCTGCGCGGCCGGTAACAACGGGCCGGTGCCGAGCTCCGTCGCCAACGAGGCTCCCTGGATCACGACGGTCGGCGCGAGCACGCTGGACCGGCGGTTCCCGGCCTTCGTCCGTCTGGGCAACGGCCGCATCCTCTACGGCGAGTCCATGTTCCCGGGAAACCACTTTTCGAAAAATGGCGGGAAGGAGCTTGAGCTCATCTACGAGGCCGGTGGACAGAAGGGCGCCGAGTTCTGCCTCAAGGGATCCCTTTCCAAGGCACGAATCAGCGGGAAGATGGTGGTCTGCGACCGAGGAGTCAATGGGAGGGCAGAGAAGGGCGAAGCCGTGAAAGAAGCCGGCGGTGCCGCCATGGTGCTGGCCAACTCCGAGATAAACCAGCAGGAGGACTCCGTCGATGTCCACGTCCTGCCGGCCACCTTGATAGGCTACGCGCAGTCCACGATTCTGAAGAGCTACATGAACTCCACCTTTCGCCCGGTGGCTAAACTCGTCTACGGAGGGACGAGGATCCGGCGATCGAGGGCGCCGGCGGTCGCTCTGTTCTCGTCGCGAGGGCCAAGCCTGACGAACCCGTCCGTCCTCAAGCCGGACTTGATCGCCCCCGGGGTGAACATCATCGCGGCCTGGCCGAGCAACGTCGGCCCATCCGGGCTTCAGGAAGACCGGCGGAAGTCCAACTTCACGGTGCTGTCAGGGACCTCCATGGCATGCCCTCAcgccagcggcatcgccgccctgGTCCGGTCGGCCCACCCATCCTGGAGCCCGGCTGCGATCCGGTCGGCCATGATGACCACCGCCGACGTCGTGGACCACCTCGGGAAGCCCATAATGGACGGGAAAGAACCAGCGGGGGTCTTCTCCGTGGGCGCCGGCCACGTCAATCCGGCGAGAGCCGTCGACCCGGGGCTGGTGTACGACGTCCAGCCGGAGGACTACATCGCCCACCTCTGTTCTCTCGGCTACAACCAGGCCGAGATCTTCACCATCACTCACAGGAACATCAGCTGCGGCAAGCAGCTGAAGGGACAGAAGCAATTCAACCTCAACTATCCTTCCATATCGGTGAGCTTCACGCAGGGAAGAACATCGACGACGATCCAAAGGAAGCTTACCAACGTCGGTCTTCCTGATTCCATCTACACGGTGCAGGTGACTGCACCACCAGGAGTAACAGTGACAGTGACACCAAAGATCTTAGCATTTGGAGGAATCAACGAGATCAAGAGCTACACAGTCGTGTTCGAATCGAAGAAGGGAGTGCAGGAGGAGGGCAGTGTTGCAGGGGGGCAACTGATGTGGGTGCACAGTGGCCGAAAGAAGTACAAGGTGAGAAGCCCAATCTCTGTAACATGGGGAGCATGA